The genomic stretch GTTGTACCGGGGAGGGTTTGCAGTGTTTCAAAGagcaaaagaaagtaaaaaataaacaggcCTTATTTTTTGCTTCTGTGGTTAGCAAAAGATCCCAGCCCTGTGAGCGCCCCAACATTTCCAAGGCTGACAGCATCCGTCGGAAGCTACACCCAGGGTGCCGTGATTGTACAAATCCGTGTTCATGTACAGTACTGACcattaaaacaactttcaaaacCCTGctggttataaaaaaaaacgaaacatCTCTTTTCCTAAGAATAAAAAAGATAGCAGAGAATCCCACATTATTATCCACAGTATAAATTACATCGTAGACAGAACTTGgaaatatatatagtacagtTATATTTCACTAGaatttctatgttttttgtgGTCTTCACAAAcggtatgtgtgtgggtgtatgtatTATGCACTTTCAAGcgtttctggtgtgtgtgtgtgtgtgtgtgtgtgtgtgtatttgtgtgtgaatgcgGCTGTACTATTTGCTGCTGCATCACGTGTGGCAGAACTCTGTACTGGGCACGTTGCTGCTCTTGCAGTAGGCTATGCTGTTGTTACTTAGGTGACAGTCTCTAAATCCGATGCCCCCGTTGGGTGTGTAGATGGGCTGAATGCGGAAATCTCCCTTGAGGAGCTGCTCATTGTTCAGCGCCACTATCTGGAAACTGGTCTCGGTCATCTCCAGAATGGAGTTATCCTTCTTGGTTCCAGCCTCGCCGTAGTCATCTTTTCTCCTGCCTCGGTTGTATTTCCACTTGGTCGAGGCCGACCGGCTCTTCCTGTGCATGTGCCAGCAGAACAGGCTGAGCAGTGTTAACAGGATGATGAGCACCGCCCCGCCTATGATCGCAGCCATGAGCAGCGTGGAGTTGATGCTCTCATGAGGAGCTTGCTCACCCGGAGCCTTGGTAGACACAACAGCTTTGGTCCTGGCCTCGGAGCATATAGTATCCTCTCCGGGCCTGTAGGAATTTAGGGTGTCCAGCACATGCACGCAGATCCGATACACAGATCGGGGCTCCAGGTTGGTGAGGCTAACATGCCGACGGTCCCCGCTCACCGTCCTCTCCATCATCCCTTCGTTTATTTGGCTTTGGCCCCTTTTGACCCAAGTTACTTTGTAGGCCGTGACGGTGAAATAGGAAGCCCAGCTCACCTCTATGCTGGTAGAGTTGACCACGGGGAAAGAGATCTGAAGGGGGTCCTCGTAAGGAGGCAGGGGCCCAGGGGGGTTGTTATGGATTGGGGGTAAGGGAGGGGAGGGTGAGTCAAAGAAGTACGGGATGGATGTGGTGATGAGGGTGGAAATCATGGTGGTAATGGCGGTGGTTGTGGGCGGAGGAGAGGCTGTGGAGCGGAGGGTGGGCCAGGGTGGCTGGTCGGCGTCGACCGGGCACTCTATGATATCCAGCGTGAGCTCTCGGATTGCCATGCCGCGCACCATGTCCGGACTCAGGCACACAAACCCTCGGGCGTTGATGGAGGGGGGCAAGGACTTGAGCCACACCACCACCCACTTCACAGCGCAATCACAACGCCAGGGGTTGTTCCGCACTATGAGATGCTTGAGGCTCGACAGGCCGTCAAACACGCCTTGGGTGAGAGTCTGGAGCTGGTTGCTGGAGACATCCAGTTTTTCCAGCCGGTTTAGGTCAGCGAAGGCTGCCACGGGAATCTGGTCGATCTGGTTCTCCTGCAGGCTCAGTTTGACAAGTGACTGGCTGGgtaggaggggaggagggaaggtGAGGGAGTTGCGGGCCAGGGCCAGCTCACGGAGGGTCGCCAGTTCCTGGAAGGTCCCTGGCGCGATGCCCTCGTCTGTGAGTAGGTTCCCGTCCAGCAGCAGGCGCTGCAGGCGGGTCACATTCTGAAAGGCCTCCTCAGCGATGTGAGCAATGCGGTTCTCGTCCAACCGCAGCTCTTTTAAGTCCTCGGGAAGGCCAATTGGAACACTGCTTAAGTGGTTCTTGGTGAGGAAGAGGAGTTTGAGGCTCACCGCCTCCCTAAAGGCACCTTCTTCCACCCCCACTGTGGAGATGGAGTTATCATCGAGGTGCAGCTCCTCCAGTTGAGTCAGCTGGGCCAGGGCTGCCTTGGAGATGGTTTGGATATTGTTCTCCTGGAGATGCAGGACCCTGGTGTTTTTGGGCAGATTTATGGGAAACTCGTCTAACTGGTTGCCGTACAGATACACAGTCTCCACTGTGGCCACATTGTGAAGTTCCACAGGGAAACCAGCATTGTTTATCTGGTTGTTATGTAGGAAGAGGACCTTGAAGCCCTCCTTTATCCCCAGAGGCACTGATGTCAGGCTGCGTTCGTTGCAGTACACGAACGGTTTGTCACAACGACACTCGTCCGGGCAAGAGGCACCCGGGCTGAATTGCATTTGGAGGCTTAGGATAACAGTCAACCAAAATTGCAAGAATGAAGCCCAATCTTTATTCCAAGGTCCAGCCAGAAACTCCatagtggaaaaacaaaacaggaaaagaaaaaccaacaataaaaaaaaaacttggaggggaattaaataaatgtgaaaatcaGAAAGGCAATGACGTAATATATCCACCAAAAAGCAGAACCACGAAAAGTCCAACTAGGAGAGTTTGGTAATGATGTAGTTAGCtgaaaaaggagaaggaagCCGTGGGAGTAATCCTGTAAATGCTAGTCCTCAGTTGAAGAGTGACGGTCTCATTAGTGGTAGCCGGTCCTCTGACTGACTCCATCCATGCTGAGACATCAGACCGTGGCAGGACTCTTCACTCGCTGCTCCACGCAGAGCTCAGCCAGGGCCAATTTGAAGCCACGCAGTAGAGAGCCACCGCAGGCTCCACTCGCCTGTTCGTCACACACTGCTGGTCCCTGACCAGGGTAGAGTCCAAGGGGGGTGACATTTGGATCCAGAGATCTGtgggaaaacaaagaaatgctggattagtatatttagtatatttttTCCTGGAAAAAAGGGgcctctcttctttttcctcccctCTACGACTTTCTATttgacatacaaacacacacacacgcacacgcacacacacacacacacacacacacacacacacacaccacctgtctttccatctttctACCACTCTCTTCCCCACCCAAACAAAAAGACAGTCACAAAACATACCGTTCACTGCTGATGTCAAATTTATGCTCtgcctattaaaaaaaaaaggtcaagcCATCTGATAAATATTCAGAACAGCTCTTGCACATCCGGTTTCACAGACATAAAGAAGGCTTTTATCCCTTCCGCTCTATCAAAGGAGGGAATAGAGCTctgcaatgacacacacacacacacacacacacacacacacactcacaaattcACAGAGTTCTGAGCAACATCAACGCTGCTTCATGgaaaacatgctaaaaaaaagaCGTAAGGCTAATGAAGACATCAACTCTTTGTGTGCCAACATGGATGCACAAAACATttcctgaaaaagaaaaaaaaaatggaacacaAGACAAGTGACGTCTTTTTTTCACCTGTCTGCTTGAGCAGAAGTTGCGGGCAGAGGCCCAGGAGTAAACACACAATTGCTTACAGTAAACAGAGGTGTTTGTCTTGCCCGTTGCCTAAGGAGGAGCTCGTTGTTACGTGTAGGCCTGAACACACCATCACCAAACCAAAGATGTGAGGCTGTGAAGAGTGGAATTACGAAATAAAAGAGGAGGAATTGAGAGATCCTGCGGATCAGCTCCTCCTCTTGCTAGAGTGACATACAcaagctgtcaaataaaatggGATTGGAAAATAATTTAGTCCCTTCACCTGCAATAAACGATCGATGCAGGCTATTTTTGAGCATGGAGAGGCCTGTACTAAAGCACCAAGGCCATTGGATTACAGTAGACCCCCAGATCCATTATTCCAAGTTTTATGATCtatcaaagattttttttcttcttccacccccagccccccccccaccgccgCCAAACACACATGATTGAAAGATACTGCCTGTCATCGGTGGATTTCAGCTTAACTGAAGCTCCACCCTCAGTCAATGTTGGATGACACAATAATGGGAACGATGGGTTGAATGTTAAGCACAGGAATGGCCACGAGCATTCAAGGAGCAGGAGTAGCCAGTTAGCCACactattcaaaaaataaaatataaaagtatttttttttttgttgattttcacATTATGTCTAGCAGGCATGACAGGGAACTATAATTCATacattgtcaaataaaatgtaaaggaCATCCACCTATTTGCCTTTGCTCCCTGCTTCTTCACCTCCCCtgtgctgttttgtttgttgacgACACGGAGCCTGCCATGGGCTCCTCCTggcagagatggaaagagacaATCCTTTGACACACATCTGTGATCTACTTTTCAAAATTGAGAGAGCTAAATTTAATCAAATAAGCTTGGGGGGGTAAGCAACCACATGAGGCGATAAAACGTGCTGCCACAGCAGCAGAATCAACAGCAGAAGGCAGCAGCATCAAGATTATTATAGCTGCATGCATCAAATGTCACCAAGAAATCCAACAACGAGctcaaagagacacacaacaccAAGTTGGTCTTCACAACAGCAACCTTGATAAACCGTGGACATggatagattaaaaaaaggggACCGTGATAGactacctcccctttcttttctttctttttgatttcatttcaagCCAAGAGAGCCCAGTTTCTCCCCCACCAGATAAAAGCTGTGATATGCGGCCAGAACAATCGGATTAGAAGTAGGATTTAGCGACAGAAATGcaattaaaagttttaaatggATCGGGTTTTCAATAAGAGGCGGATCAGACGTACTTCAAAGCTTGACCAGTGAACGTTCTTCATTTGAATGGATTATTTCAAAGGGGGGTAATTGAAGGAATTAAAAACCGTGCAATGCATTCAGAGGGAAAGAAgcccttaaaaaaatacatatatattaaagtcaagttttttttttttttctcccggTTGGGAAATGTGGAGCGGTGCGCTTTGTAGTGCAGTGGAACATGTAATTAGCCTAACCAACAAATAAATTGGCCAACcattttcattaattaaaaaaataaaagtcaacgGGAATTGGTGGATTGATGCCAGCGTATGACTGTATTTGATAAGCAGGACGCATGGAGCTTATAAGTTACATCGGTGAAAACATATGTTTGGATCGGATTGTATAGGTCCTTGTGTAGCAGGTATGGAAAAATGTNNNNNNNNNNNNNNNNNNNNNNNNNNNNNNNNNNNNNNNNNNNNNNNNNNNNNNNNNNNNNNNNNNNNNNNNNNNNNNNNNNNNNNNNNNNNNNNNNNNNccctctctcgctctctctctccctctctctctctctctctctctctctccctccctccctccctccctcgctccctcCTGTACCTCCTCCTCAGAATAAAGAATGCATctcctccagcagctccgtGATGGCTTTAAGCCACAGATCCTCCCTGCTGCTGCCCTCACACTGCAGAAAAATAGTTTGTCTCTCCACACACTCTGCATGCTTTTCGCCGGCCCATACCTTGTAggtctgagctttcatttgcATTAGAATCCGAAGGTTGTTGTAATGGATAGAGACTCTCCAAATGTACAGGGGCTGTTTCTCGACGACCCAGGACATAGTTGGAGAGACATGTAGAGGGGAAACACAGCTATATCTAATTTTCAGATTAACATAACATATGTTTTTATCGTATCAGGGATCACAAAATCTGGGCctgctgtaaaatgtttatgaggACCAATAACCCCCAGTTCcttgtattttgttattttttaattacagcGGGATAATTAGCCCCGAATGGTCTCATCTTTAGCCCCCCCCCCTACTTTCTTTCCGGTGATTTGAGAAGCATTAAGACAGCCAAAGTCATTTTANNNNNNNNNNNNNNNNNNNNNNNNNNNNNNNNNNNNNNNNNNNNNNNNNNNNNNNNNNNNNNNNNNNNNNNNNNNNNNNNNNNNNNNNNNNNNNNNNNNNNNNNNNNNNNNNNNNNNNNNNacacacacacacacacacacacacacacacacacacacacacacacacacacacacacacacacacacacttattagCTTTTGTTGAAATACCATTAAAGTTAGACTGCAGCCTGGTCTAACTTTACAAACTTAAAAGTTAAAGATTGAACTCTTTAGCAATAAAACACGCTTTTTGCCCAATTTAATACAATCAGATTTTTTGACCATGT from Etheostoma cragini isolate CJK2018 chromosome 18, CSU_Ecrag_1.0, whole genome shotgun sequence encodes the following:
- the flrt2 gene encoding leucine-rich repeat transmembrane protein FLRT2, whose amino-acid sequence is MEFLAGPWNKDWASFLQFWLTVILSLQMQFSPGASCPDECRCDKPFVYCNERSLTSVPLGIKEGFKVLFLHNNQINNAGFPVELHNVATVETVYLYGNQLDEFPINLPKNTRVLHLQENNIQTISKAALAQLTQLEELHLDDNSISTVGVEEGAFREAVSLKLLFLTKNHLSSVPIGLPEDLKELRLDENRIAHIAEEAFQNVTRLQRLLLDGNLLTDEGIAPGTFQELATLRELALARNSLTFPPPLLPSQSLVKLSLQENQIDQIPVAAFADLNRLEKLDVSSNQLQTLTQGVFDGLSSLKHLIVRNNPWRCDCAVKWVVVWLKSLPPSINARGFVCLSPDMVRGMAIRELTLDIIECPVDADQPPWPTLRSTASPPPTTTAITTMISTLITTSIPYFFDSPSPPLPPIHNNPPGPLPPYEDPLQISFPVVNSTSIEVSWASYFTVTAYKVTWVKRGQSQINEGMMERTVSGDRRHVSLTNLEPRSVYRICVHVLDTLNSYRPGEDTICSEARTKAVVSTKAPGEQAPHESINSTLLMAAIIGGAVLIILLTLLSLFCWHMHRKSRSASTKWKYNRGRRKDDYGEAGTKKDNSILEMTETSFQIVALNNEQLLKGDFRIQPIYTPNGGIGFRDCHLSNNSIAYCKSSNVPSTEFCHT